A stretch of the Pongo pygmaeus isolate AG05252 chromosome 16, NHGRI_mPonPyg2-v2.0_pri, whole genome shotgun sequence genome encodes the following:
- the IMP3 gene encoding U3 small nucleolar ribonucleoprotein protein IMP3: protein MVRKLKFHEQKLLKQVDFLNWEVTDNNLHELRVLRRYRLQRREDYTRYNQLSRAVRELARRLRDLPERDQFRVRASAALLDKLYALGLVPTRGSLELCDFVTASSFCRRRLPTVLLKLRMAQHLQAAVAFVEQGHVRVGPDVVTDPAFLVTRSMEDFVTWVDSSKIKRHVLEYNEERDDFDLEA, encoded by the coding sequence ATGGTGCGGAAGCTTAAATTCCACGAGCAGAAGCTGCTGAAGCAGGTGGACTTTCTGAACTGGGAGGTCACCGACAACAACCTGCACGAGCTGCGCGTTCTGCGGCGTTACCGGCTGCAGCGGCGGGAGGACTACACGCGCTACAACCAGCTGAGCCGTGCCGTGCGTGAGCTGGCGCGGCGCCTGCGCGACCTGCCCGAACGCGACCAGTTCCGCGTGCGCGCTTCGGCCGCGCTGCTGGACAAGCTGTATGCTCTCGGCTTGGTGCCCACGCGCGGTTCGCTGGAGCTCTGCGACTTCGTCACGGCCTCGTCCTTCTGCCGCCGCCGCCTTCCCACCGTGCTCCTCAAGCTGCGCATGGCGCAGCACCTTCAGGCTGCCGTGGCCTTTGTGGAGCAAGGGCACGTACGCGTGGGCCCTGACGTGGTTACCGACCCCGCCTTCCTTGTCACGCGCAGCATGGAGGACTTTGTCACTTGGGTGGACTCGTCCAAGATCAAGCGGCACGTGCTGGAGTACAATGAGGAGCGCGATGACTTCGATCTGGAAGCCTAG